TAGGCCCTGTtcacacctggtattaagatgcgtttttgtcgatcggatcacaagtgaacgacactaaatacaggtgtaaacaggtctAAAATTTTCGACCACATCCAGAGGTAGACACATTAGaccagattgctttcgtagtgtagatgCTCATGAGGTCGAATGCGTTCAAACAGTCACAAAAGACCACCAAGTGTAAACTGGAATGTGTCTTtgtcatctacttgtgatccgatcgaccaaaacacatcttaataccaggtgtaaataggGCCTTAGCCTCAGGTTGCATCAAGAGTATTATTTCTAATAAGTGTGCTGTAAGATGTTTTGAACAAAAACATTCTCTAAATGACAATTTCAAAGCTCATCTCAGATCTTCTGTCTGTTTTATCTCCAACAGGTAAACATGCTGAGGACGTGTTTGGTGAGCTCTTTAATGAAGCCAATACATTCTACCTGCGTGCGAATTCTCTACAGGACCGCATCGACCGTCTTGCAGTCAAGGTCACTCAGTTGGACTCTAGTGTGGAGGAAGGTCAgtcaaaggtcaaaggtcatatACACTTGACCAGAGATGGGGCGGGGTGCTCTTTTAACAGGATACGCGGGTCAAAATGACCCGTGGATCCCCTTTCTTGGGTGTGTTTTTCATGATGTGGTCTTTTCTTCTGATATTCCAGGAATTTCTAGAGTAAGGTGTCTTTAATGtcaccatgaaattaaaattgacaaatcttttttttttcttatgaaatattgcagtatttattataaattatttatccatgcacatcattattttttaattcatgttcaCTCATAATCattaatcagaataacttcccctccctcttgcagcacatctcttctcttctctgatgatgtgtttactggtgcgagggcgggaaaacctgtcactcacatgatatccatcaatagcaaaccacaaccatcaaTACCCCactgacaaaatcaagtcccgccctacagtTTTACTTCAGCtaatatatgtcacaatagagaagaaaggactatcgcaacttctgtgCTGACTTTAATCACGTCAACTATGTTTCTCATTTAattagttgttttttaaattataacaaaATTTGTCCCATTACCCCTTGGATGCATATGCACATAAattattgataaataaaaagtaacaacATGCAGAGTTACATTCCTTTAAATGTCAAAGTAAGGTTAACCAAACGATAGTATTAAACTAGtaccaatattaaatattaatattaaagacacaatatgtaagatttttggattaaaatatccaaaaaccactagaacaatgttatatattttgttgattgtgtactttccaacaatgtttttaaatccagagaaataagcaattttaaccaggacacggaccgtgttcatgcgtcacctatcaatgacatcatacccgcgttaccctcgatttctggttttattttgtagaaacgatggaaacaccaaagacgctttattatattgtgttttattagacaggtgagcaactgtttggatacattcatcgacagaaaacttatcattgttatatagctcaacacagtaagtctttttgtttaaatctcgttttcttgatttaccgcgagtaccatgttttaccatgcctaatatcaatctagcttactgcagtgtacaacaagtgtctcatagcagctgccgagcgaacacatagagtagcattataacaactttcaacacacaaatgtatctaatatgataaacaacGCTGCGTTACCCTACATACGTTTGAACGGAAGAAGCGGAAatggcgactgtggcataataaaagcttcaCTCTCTCGAGCCTGTGTGTTGCACTCGTCTCTCAGCAGCCTCGTTCCACTCCAACACCCTGTTTCATACaacagtaattttaataaatctttaatacattaactcatccatgaacatgatttctgcccgagtcccatctGATTCTTTTCCAATGGCTGTAGACGTAAAGACAACatttcccatgattccacaaaaCGAAGGTGTCattcaagctacgcctttgttttgaataagcgacctctagcggcgaaaattacatattgtgccttcatgaatgaggcccagTAGGCCCagtagatttatttttaaccattattttttaaaaactcagAGAAATTGATTTAAACAGTAAATGTGTTAAGTGGAactaatataacaaaaaatacaacTCATAGATAACAGAGGGCATGTATAGGACTTTGTAAATGGTGGGTTTTCTAATTCTGTGGAAATCTGCAGAGCAGATTTTGTGTGCCTAGAGATAATTGATGTTCTTTGTGTAATAATCTCTCTTTCCTTTTTGCCACAGTATCACTTCAGGACATTAACATGCGCAAAGCCTTTAAGAGTTCTACTGTTCAAGACCAGCAGGTGGTGACAAAGAGCAGCATTCCAAACCCCATCACTGAGATGTACAACACCAGCGACAAACCACCACCTCTGAACATACTCACTGcctacaggtgtgtgtgtgtgtgtgtgtgtgtgtgtgtgtgtgtgtgtgtgctttcaTCCTCTTCTTTATATTATTAAGATGCTTATTTTGTATAAatgagttttgtttgtttgtttgatccAGGGATGACCATATTGATGGAATTAAATTCTACACAGACCCCTCATATTTCTTCGACTTGTGGAAGGAGAAAATGCTTCAAGACACGGAAGACAAGAGAAAAGAGAAGAGGAAACATAGGGTAAAATAATCACTactttgaatgttttgaatgtCTATAAATCTGGTAACGTTTTTGCAAACATAGTTGGGTTTGCAGCAGTgtatgactttatgaattttgcatatttgacctattcacacacacagttcattTTCTAAGTGAAAACTCACTCAAATCAAACCTCTCCCCGAGGAAAATGGTATTGCTCAGAATTAACTTTAGTTTTTTCAAGCTAAAACTCTTCCTCTCTCCTTCATAAACACTATGGCACAGGAGCAGAAGCGGTGTGTTGATGGCACGTTGCCTCGTGAGGTGAAGAAGGTTCGTAAGGCTCATAACCGCAGACAGGAATGGAACATGATGGCTTTTGATAAGGAGCTACGGCCGgatcatcgtcatcatcatcatccactTCACAGGGTTGTATCGTCTGAGGGCTCGCTGTCTCCAGAGGGCAGGTTTGTCAGCTCTCAATCTGCAGATGTAGCAGATATTGTCTGctattttaaacagcatttatgcCATAATCACATTGccacaaaaataatttcaacttttttaaataataataatattaatggcTACATTAAGGCacttaataatataataagtgAATGGGAGAATGCAATgcaaacattaacattaaaagaCACACTGAGATGATATGCACAAAGGCACAATTAAATCAAATggaatactttttttatggaatattgcaggttattataaattatttatccttgcaaataatatatatatatatatatatatatatgtcacacCAGGTTGcaaaataaagatgaaataaaTGGATCTGTTTGCAGCAGCTTAAGTTTTATTTACAATGAAAAGAACAACCAGGTAAAACACGACGAGAACTGACAATAAATTGAAAGAAACACAGGacttaaatacatatatataaacaatatctcaatgaacacaaaaattttttccaaaatgttgacaagactaagtttaatataacatctgtttaacttataacatgaaaggaaggttaataatataacttagattacacatttttcagttttactcaaattagggtgatgcaaaaatgagtacaccccacaacaaaaactactacatctagtagtttgtatggcctccatgatttttaatgacagcaccaagtcttctaggcatggaatgaacaagttggcgacattttgcaacatctatctttttccattcttcaagaatgacctcttttagagattggatgctggatggagagtgatgctcaactcgtctcttcagaattcctcataggtgttcgattgggttcagatcaggagccactgaatcactttcaccctgttcttcttcagaaatccaacagtggaaTTAGATGTgcgtttaggatcattgtcatgttggaaaagtgcacgacgaccaagggcacggagtgatggtagcatcttctctttcagtatagagcagtacatctgtgaattcatgatgccatcaatgaaatgcagctccccgacaccagcagcactcatgcagccccacataaggacactgccaccaccatgtttcactggaGGCACCATGcgtttttctttgtattcctcacctttacGACGCCAtgcagttttgaagccatcagtcccaaaaacatttatcttggtctcatcactccagagtatagagtcccagtagtcttcatctttgtcagcatgggccctagcaaactctaggcgggcttttttgtgcctgggctttaggagaggcttctttcgtggacggcacccatgcatgccattcctctgcagtgtacgccgtattgtgtcacgggaaatagtcaccccagtttggctttctacttctttagataactgcagtgaactttcatggcgattttcttcaacccttctcatcagaagacgctcctgtcgaggtgttaacttccgtggacgacctggacgtctctgtgagatggttgcagatccatcttttttaaatttttgtaccacatttgctacagtattctgactgataagttgctccagagactttcagtggggtgtactcatttttgcatcaccctaatttgagtaaacctgaaaattttgttctctaagttatattattaaccttactttcatgttataagttaaacagatgttatattaaacttagtcttgtcaacattttggaaattgtttttgttttcattgtgatattgtttaaaatgttacttttcaaattgGGTGGTAGTTGCTCAGAAATCATTATTGCAATGATTTGCATTCATCTTCTTTTCAACAGACCACATCCAAACAACTCTGACTACCCAGTCCCAGCATGCCATGCTCAAGCACGAGCCAGTCATGCTCAAGCACGAGCCAGTCATGCACATTCACAGCCGCACCCATTCCTGCCTGTGGAGACAGCATCATCTAGTGCCAATGGAGGGGTAGAGCACGAGTACCACAGCATTGGAGGGCCTGTAGGGGTGGCTGTGGGTGCTGATGTAGGTTACAGAGTGGGCTTACTCGCTCGAACACATCCAACTCCTCCACAGTACCTGCCCCGGGAAAATGGAGTCAATGGAACCATCACGCTTCCACCGACAGACTATGGGTAACTCggctattttaaataaacaagatATTGTAGTTTTGTGTTGCTGAATTGGTCAGCATGCTGATTGTCCCTGCTGAGTTTCCTCAGAACTCTGCAATAATAATGTCAGTCTGCTGTGATGTGATAGTGTCctacctcacacacacaccatataACCATAACATGTTAAGCCATATAACATGTTGTGTAGTATAGCTTACATGATAAAATTAGTCtacaacttaaagggttagttcaccccaaaatgaaaattctgtcattaattactcatctacatgtcattccaaatctgtagGACATTcgtttatctttggaacacaaatgaagatcttctttttgatgaaatctgagagctttctgtcagctgtgcaactaccactttcaagccccagaaaggtagtaaagacatcattaaagtaatccaatCCATGTGActctcaattttatgaagtgacgcgagtgctttgtttgtgcaaaaaacataatttaccactttatttacaaaatattcatcTCCATTAATTGAGATTAACCACTGAgtttaaaccactggagtcacatggagtaggctactttaatgatgtctttactacctttttgaagcttcaaagtgtcagttgcgtcggctgtctatggagggacagaaagctctcagatttcatcaaaaagatcttcatttgtgttccgaagatgaacgaaggttttacgggtttggaacgacatgaagatgaataataaatgacagaattttcatttttgggtgaactaaccctttaagctgtaTTTCTAGTGTaaatcttttaaactttctgttgcattctttttttcggaaaaaaaaaaatcgttatATGCTTTTATGGTGaattttggttttgttctgctactgaaaaagaagtgcacttaactgaaaaagaagtgcacttaattgtattgaatgtgcacttgtagtgaaCTGTGCTTActgatgaaataaaaggccacttaagtgtagtACTTAACGAGAGAACAAATttatgactgtttcttaacactcttaagtacatttttaaaaggctcactttgtaataatgtcaagtTAAAAGTTTAATGTcaagttaaacattttaattcaaaaatgttaattaagtTATGAAATGGCATACTGTATGTACTTAAGTCCTAATTTAAATGAGTCAAAAGAGCACTTTAAAGTttagctaattgcatttaaactataacacattttcattaaattgcAACTGACATGCAGTTATTatatgtctgaaaacattacatttagttaGCACTGaagtactgtatattatttacgtaataagcagtgttgggggtaactcattacaagtaacttgagttacataagattactttttttaagtaactagtaaaagtaacacattactttttcaatttacaacaaatatctaagttactttttcacatttattgactaagagctctcctgtccccatttTGAGAGAAACAgggtaagtgcagaggtgttgtgtgcactGTGTAAACTTGATGGGTATTGTAGTTCTCAGGGGCGCCGATAGCAATTTTGGGCCCTATGAAAGAATATGAAGTACCGCACCCATTCCGCTCCAAACATACAAGTCAACCTAGCTATCCAAAATCTTTGTCTGCAATTTAATAATACTGACCTATTACTTTTGCTATTGCTTTTGACCACTAGGTATCAGTATTTAGTCAGAGACCTCCCATGGCTGTAGCTAGCACTAGCGGATGatttattatgcaaatgtaaatgtaatacattCTTAAACAAAACCAATTGTTTAGTCAAAAATTCAAGAAGGTCCATATTTTAAAGCTCTTTCTAACTTGTACTCAGCCTTAAAATAACatagttcttgtaattgtttaactctagcatttgttacaataagaATATAATTACAGGTaaagccattttttttcttttttctttttatagcatttgttatgaaaaatagcaACACAGTTAAAAACTATAACTACAACATGCCAcagttgtaatataaatctttagtgAAAAATCTATTCCTTTAACAGATCTATTATAAATTCTACAACTAGTCAAAATTTGCCACAATAGAATGTGATACATTCTAGTAAATGTGGTCTTCATGAGTTTAAAAAGCTTGCAGGATGATGTTTTCCCCTCTTTTCATCAGTCATTTTAGTGGCTGTTTTAgatcatgtttgactttctccGTAGCGTTTTACTATATTCTCaacagaattcaaatgggttgcGTATTTTATCATAAGCGTCGCATAGGAATGGCTAGTGCAAATGTGAACAGTTTTGGAGCGCGCTGGTGAACGCGCTTATGGTGATTCGCGCGCCACTCATGCAAAATGAAACAATTGGGCTTCATTCAC
This Ctenopharyngodon idella isolate HZGC_01 chromosome 5, HZGC01, whole genome shotgun sequence DNA region includes the following protein-coding sequences:
- the wasf3a gene encoding actin-binding protein WASF3, with the translated sequence MPLVKRNIEPKHLCRGALPETISNELECVTNNTLSAIIRQLSSLSKHAEDVFGELFNEANTFYLRANSLQDRIDRLAVKVTQLDSSVEEVSLQDINMRKAFKSSTVQDQQVVTKSSIPNPITEMYNTSDKPPPLNILTAYRDDHIDGIKFYTDPSYFFDLWKEKMLQDTEDKRKEKRKHREQKRCVDGTLPREVKKVRKAHNRRQEWNMMAFDKELRPDHRHHHHPLHRVVSSEGSLSPEGRPHPNNSDYPVPACHAQARASHAQARASHAHSQPHPFLPVETASSSANGGVEHEYHSIGGPVGVAVGADVGYRVGLLARTHPTPPQYLPRENGVNGTITLPPTDYGMMEYYASSGPPPPPMAPLIPSAQTAFASPPATPHPGPITSALRYPLPPVPPPGPVLASPPEGPPPPPAPPIPPHPAALGEGRRYNLQPVTDARSDLLSAIRMGIQLKKVQEQQEQQAKREPVGNDVATILSRRIAVEYSDSEDDSELDENEWSD